tagctagctagctagctaatgcaaTGTAAACTAAGGGTCGAGCCTCACTAACCCACCGTTAGCCAAACCACTGCCACAGGACTGCCAACTGAACTGATCACTGAGTTTCTGTTAGACTACAaactaagacacacacacacacacacacacacacacacacacacacacacacactttgcctCAAGATGTAGTTTTAAGTCAGTTTTAaaagctagccagctagctagctaatgtacagCTATTTAAAGGGCAGCTAGCAGCTAGCAGCTAGCTAAGAGTAAACACCCACCTACTATTACTGGCTAGGCAgatcagctagctagctagcactagctaacagTACACGGCTAGCTAACGGTTAACGTCCCCACATCTGGCTCTCCGGTGAGGGACCAGCCAGCTACCGTCCCACCAGATCCGGCCGCTTCACAGCCACCTTGACGAGGGTAAACACATGAGAGAGCCAGCTTACCCCCGCAAGCCTAACGCACACCCCTACTCCTAGGACAGTGAAATAGCTCTACAGTGAACATAGCTATCCTAGCTAGCTAATCACACACGAGTGACATTCATCACCTCGCAGTCCGGAGCTGATGGCCAAAACACAGACCTGCAGCTGCGAGAGGGGCTGAACACAGCCAGTCTCTTCTGTCAAGCCTGCGACCAGTCTCTGAAATAAGCAGagaacatagctagctagccaactaactaactaacacaCCCTGCCACCCATCCACCCTCCCACCTCAGGGCGAGACTCACCTCGTTGACTGCGTGGTCGCCAGCTAACTTGCCCTCcgtcctccctccctccctcggtGTTATTCCGCTGGATGGAGGTGCAGTGATGTCCCAGGAATAATAAGCGCTCAGCTAGCGGACAGCCGTGCAGCCTAACTGGGTCAGAGCTCCAGTGTCAGTCCGGCAGCAGCTCACTAGAAGGAAGACGCGGACATCCACAGGCGACTCGGCCGCACTCTGACACAACGCCAGGAGCGCTTTTCTCTTCTGGCTTTCTGCAGTGGCCAGGCTGTCCTCCACCATCAAATCTGAGGTTTCTCACTCTCCCGTTTCGCAGCCATCTTCTCTCAGGCACACACCCACACGCAGGGGACGTGCTGACGTCTTGAAGCGCGCTGCTCGGGAAACGCTGAGCCGCAGGACGCGCACTGCCTCCTGGCGGAGGACGCTACACACAACACGCTGCATCGCCGTCTGCCTTTTAACGTTTAACACTTTGTGATCTAACAGTTTGTTGAcatctaatgaacgcattcagctactttaaaagtGCTGACACacgtgcaaaagcacacacagcttgtctagtctctgtagagaagcattgcctattttagctagctagctgtctaTCTTTTGGCACCGCGCAGTGTCTCTTTGCTATCACAACAATGGGAAAAGTACACCTTGCGCGGCTCTAAACGAGCAAAAGTCATGCGCTAAGTCTCTTAAtcaatcatgggtgtgttttgggcagtAATCTTTGCAGTAATAAgccaatcagtgtgtcacttgccattcccatTATTGCTATTTCAGTGTACGTGCAttgggcacacgcctgtgttgacaattcactgccaagatagcaatgaacgtctgactgttaaTGTCtacctaggctgttttcagtcagtggtgcacctgtgttttccattgccaagatagcaacacaccagaaattgacctgaacacccctcatttcgagaccaccaagcccagaaggcatgaaaatagactgttggtggggtgtaagatagcaatgagcatcgtgatgcgccttgcgcagggtgtaagttAGGGCCCTATAACTGCGTTCTCTGAAAGTGACGGTTCGGCATCTCCCAACTCATCCAGAAAAACATGGTGAATTGAATTGTCAATTTTCTTTCCCGGCAGTAGTTAGCACCTGCCTACAATGCCATAACTACTACCGAATGGTTCACTGACCATGCTTTTACTGGGCTTGACTGGGCCAGCCATCTCTCTGGGCCTCTGTGAGTTATTGTCAAAAAGACGAGACGAGAAACATCCCGACCCAGCAATACAGACGAGCTGCAGGCCACTATCAAAGCAACCTGGGCTTCATtaacatctcagcagtgccacaAGCTGATTGCCTCCATGCCACACCTCACTTATGCAGTAATTTGTTGTAAGGGAGCCCCAACCAAAATATTGAGTGTATGAACACACTTGTCAGAAGTTAAGAATTGTACATCCTTTTCTGTTTGattttatgaaatatgaaaattcTAATTAGGGAATGGATTCATAGTGatcaaaattaaaacaaaaaatcttTGAAATATATCATTGACATATATTTAATTACAATGATCTAATTAAAAAAGCTTGAAATATATCACTTTACATACAAACATttcatacaaaataaaaatatataaaaaacaaggCTCATATTGaccttttttaaattaaattagggCGGAGAAATTGTGTAGAACGTCCACTAGGAGCACTTCATTTTAAAGTAACCTTTAGACACCAAACATATCTTTGCTGATCAACTACATTAAGAGATCATGTGAAATGGATTTTTATTAAATCATACTTAAACTGGAGCATCGATCATGACTCAGGCCTTTTTGTCTTACATCATGTGCCTGCAAATGCACTATTAACTAAAATAGCATACAGTTAAAATCTTGTGGAGGCTGTCAGAGCTGCAAAGGCAGGGCCAGCTCCGTATTAATAATGCCCATTGTAGTCTAACACGCTCAGATTGTTTTGATATTCGGGTGTCTACAGACCTCTGGCCAACATACTTCACGTGATTATCACTTTCGCCAGATACCATGACCTGATATGTGCTTCTTCTTTAGTCTGGACTGTGAAATGTTGAGATCTCTGGACCCAGGCTGTTACCAATCTTATTTTGGCAAATAATGAAttgtacataatatatatatatatatatatatatatatatatatatatatatatatatatatgaaatcaaaacaaaataaacttGCCTTATTTAAACAATTAAGATATAATTGCAGCTAAATTACAAGCTATATtatgtccagaaaaaaacatctctATATGCCATTAAATATGTGCATTTTGTTTAGGTTGACATATAATGTTaatgttctgtataaattgagCAAACAATCCATTAAATATACTGCTAATCCCCTCAGCAATGATACAATGAACAACATAACTATAAAACATACCAGCGtcaataaaatcaaaataaaatgacatgaaaacaagaaagaaagaaatcaaaaaTCAATCATGCTCTAAATGAGACTGCAAGCCCAGAAATGCACATTTTCTTCTGATTGCAGAGACGTTGATACAAATCGACATAAGCATTTTGAGTTCAGAGATGAATGCGGCTCTTAAACAATGTAGAGATGCTCGATGGAGAAATGGAGGGTTGCCAAGGCCACCTGCGCAGCTCTGATGACCTCTCATGAGGTTTGTACTGTCCTTACTGGTTCAGGTGGTTCAGTGAGTTCAAGGAACCTGTGGGACCCCTGGGGAACTGATGCTATGGCAACCAGCATCACCTGTGCTACCCAGGTGAGCCTGCTTGTTTTAATGAAGAGGGACTTATGAGGGCAAACAATGAGTATGTTGAGTTTCTAGCTAgaggacaacacacacacacacacacacacacacacacacacgtacatacaTTCAATACTGACTGTTTGCGGATGGGAGGAATatgagtgcatgtgtgagagAATGCTCTGAatctttttttggtttgttttttatataatacCAGTGCTAGGTAACATCTACTGGGTCTGACTGGTATTGACACTACACTGTAAGCTAGAATGAATCGCTGGACCAAACTTCTTAACTGGCAACGCATGCACAAGAATGGCGAAGCACAAGAGGAGAAAGCAGATCAGGcagcagagaagaagaaagacgAGAAGGAAAAAGTGAAGTGAGCGATTCTAAGATGGCACTGTTTTACAATTCGCTTTTTAAAATTAGAATATAGTCTAATGGGTCCAGACTTCCATTCCTTAACTCTAAACTTAGTCTGTTTGTATTGTTGTACATGTTTGTATAATCTAATTTCTCAATATTAAGCTTTAGGCTGTAATATGccttaaaaaatgttaaatgttaaattagTGTTGCtttcattttataaatgtatttaaatattatatatctacaacagcaaacacatttttttatttatttatctatttatgtaGATATTGCTGTGTTGTAATGCTTTTAACTGTATTATACAGACCCCATTTTTCATGGATAAATGGATATTTTTTTCATAGGAGTTAACAGGCAGCTTCAGTTGCAGTTAATCAGGCAACTGATTGTACTAGAGCTACAAAattaatgttgctaacaatagAAAGTTATATGGCAGCTTATAGCCATGAATTAACCAGGGTtcaataatacataaaaaaaaaagccaatgaAAGCTAACAAGTTCATTAGGTTCGGAGACTTTGTAACCTAAAGGACgtcaaaacttttgcacatgttATAGTTACTATTTTAGTTGATTCTGTCCTAATAGACAGCAAAACCTTGCTGCAAAGCttgtttacttctctctctctctctctctctctctctctctctctcaactggAGGGAATGGGTGATTGATCCTTCTGGAGATTTTTACTACAATTGGTTGCAGGTCATGATCTTTCCCGTCATCTACAACTGGGTGACTATTATCCTAAGGTAGGAGGCAGTGATTCACAGGCCATAGGTATAAGGTGATGATGAATGATGCTCTGCTACAGGAAATCAGCAGATGTCAGTGCtgatatatagacatatataaGCCATATATAGAAATAGGGATTAAATGAACCTGAATTAGTGTTACATAGAAATGTGACATTTATTTGAAGATTACAAATTCAACTCTTGATATGAGTGAAATCTAAACTGAGACCAATAcaattttgattatttttctttatcagagttgaaaatgaaaatatcccATAAAATCTGACCATGAATTTATGTCAGTTGTCTGTAATAACCTTTAAACTCTCTTTTGTGTTATTGTTAAGGGCCTGCTTCTATGAGGTTGAGAACACATATCTGGCAATTTGGCTCACCTTAGACTATGTGTCTGATCTGGTCTATGTGGCTGATATTGTCATGAAAGTCCATACTGGTAAGTGTGACAATGACTTAATATGCTTGAATATTGCAAAGTAATACTAAAATAAGTTTATAGTTTATGTCtacttaaataaattatttgagTTATACTGAAAATCTTTACAGTTAGTGGGGGCTCGCAATGTTTGCATATTGCACCTTTTTCTATAAACGGTATAGTATTGTTTTGTTCTTTGTTGCACTGTGGACCTGAAGGCCACTGTGTACTAATGCTGCACAATATTGGAAAAAACTCATATTGCAATATTTGTTTCTGCAATATTTATTGTGACATTaagaaatacaaggtttttcacCAGATCCGACGTGCCATGTATTATTAATGCATTCAGTTTATCCAAGAATGGAGGAACATACATGATATTTGGCAGATATCATTTACCTCTGGTAGATATATCATAAAAAAAGGGAACTGTGCATTTTTTCCTTTCGTATTGAGCATCAAAAAACGTGTTAGATGTTCTTGATTTAATCTACCTTACATGACCTTGCAGGTTCAACCCacggtgatgccacagccctCTGTGTCCTCACTTTCTCTGGGGCTAGGAGGGCCGTCCCTCATCCCCCCTCactcagcacaggcatctgacGTTACCTGACATTCCTAGGAATTAGCAGTTAGGGTTGTCCTTTAAGGCAGTTCACAAAGAAGTAATTTGCTGCCTTCATGTGACTTCATCCTTCTAGCACTGCCAGCATTATGCGATAGCGGATTCTATCTAGTCATTGGCAATTGGCCCTGACTAAATTGAGGAAAACAAATATGGGCCTTGATGAGACAatgatatttttttacatacttATTCATCATTTATGTTTCATGTTCATAGCCATTTCTGTAATTTCCCCTCAATTCTTGtgtttaaaaactaaaattCATCGTTCTGTGCACTGTATGGCTTCTAGTATTACTAACACTATCATTAACTGATCATCATCATAAGCAGTGATGGGTTGTGGTAATCTGGTTTTCCTCTGTTTTGTGTTCCACAGGGTTTCTAGAGCAAGGTAGTCTGGTAAGGGATCAGTCCCGCTTAAAAAAGCGCTACCTACATTCCTCTCGTTTCCTGTGGGACATGGCCTCCCTGCTGCCCACTGATCTGCTCTACCTGCACCTGGGCATCCACACACCCCTGGTAAGGATAAACCGCTTCTTCCGGACATCCCGCCTGAACGAGGCTTTGGACCGCATGGAGACTCGCACGGCCTACCCTAATGTCTTCCGCATTTCCAAGCTTATGATCCTCATTTTTATCCTCATCCACTGGAATGCCTGCATCTACTTCTCGCTCTCCAACTACATTGGGTTCGGTGTTGACGAATGGGTCTACCCCAATCTATCCAACCCTGAATTTGCATCTATGAGACGCCAGTACTTCTACTCCTACTGGTTTTCTACTCTGATCCTCACTACAGTGGGGGACACCCCTCAACCACAACGCGAGGAGGAGTACCTGTTCATGATCGCCGACCTGCTGATTGCGGTGCTGGTGTTTGCCTCGGTTGTGGGGAGCGTCAGTAACGTGATCATGAACCTGCAGAACCAGGACAACGTGTTTTTCCCTAATCACGAGCTGGTGAAGGGCTACCTGCGCAACCGGAGGATCAGCAAAGAGCTGCAGAGCCGTGTAAACAGCTGGTACCAACATCTACACATCAACAAGTGTGTCTTCTCTTTTATGTCTTGAAGGAATTTGTTTGGTGtaattttcatttcattggCACATCAACAAAATAGCTTTCAGAAACacattattgctattattattattattattattattctataatAGTAAAGACTAACTTTAACTTGaggattattttcattttaaagcaacactgatACAGTAACTAAAGCCAGTATAGCCAGAATGGGCCTATAGTCCATGCTATAATGTTCAGGGAATATGTTCAaatactcttttttttatacttgTGGTCATGCCGTTTTACGCCCTGCTAAATCCATTTCTCATTTTAGAggaattaattatatattttctgtGAAAAGTTGTTGCACTGGCCTTTAAGAGTCTTAGGGCAGCACTATGTGGCATTTTACcaaaaaataacagcttcaaaatcctCGTATGATGTTAATTATGTTTTGTTatatgctccactgacttgtaatagggagaatatcATTATCTCAATCATTGCTACTCTTGCCTCGGCACACTGccaactgcactatgtaactttagtGAAGCAGGCAGGTCAATGCTCATGAGGACTGTGTAATGCAAAtatgtaatattgtaatatgtGTATACTTTGCGCCACTAGGGATGGCTCAAATTACAAATTATACTTCCAGACTGTAGGTGGAGCCCCagagagcaagaaatgccaattcttgcaTTATGCTGCTTTAGAGCAATACAAAACAAAGTGTCTGCCATAGTAAACTACAACATGAGCTGCAAGTACAGCTTCAACTAGCCTTCACAGGATGGTAGTGACGAGCACTGTCTAACATGTCAGTCCAAAATCTCATTCACATCAGTCCTCATGCCCTGTGGGTGGAGGCATTGAGGACTCTCTCCTTTCACTGCAGGGGTCAAACATGCCTGTACAATTCTCTTGGTGTATGACACACATGATCTTGGGGAAATATGGTGAAGGATGGCTCATATGAACATATCAGCAGTGCCTATGGTTGATACACCACTGATCTCTCGAATAGTCATTTGTCTTTGTAATGTGGGGTTTATGCACTGCAGACCTACTTTATTATCCTAAGTAGCTGTGGACTGACTGTTTTAATTGCTGTATCATGTAACTGTATCATTCAGTACTCCAGTCTGGAAATATCattgggccctatcttacaccctgtgcaaggtGTGTTGTAATGCttattgctatcttacaccccgcaaACAGTCTATTTTTACACCTTccgcctgcgtcgtttaaatagcaGCGGTGCTTGAGAATATACCTATgtcgatgggcgtggtggtcacgaaatgaggggtgttcaggtaaatttcaggcaacctaggcagacgtcaacagtcaggtGTTCactgctatcttggcagtgaattgtcaacatagGCGTGTGCCCAACGCTTGTACACAactgctttacaccactgaaatagcaatccgccaaagtcagaccgcacctggttCTTAAAGgaaatggcaagtgacacactgattggtttattgcacattacgccgataacacacccatgattaattaagagacttagtgcATAGTGCTTAGTGCTCTGGTAACCACTGATCTCTGCTCTGGAACAGAAAGATCACGAGGGAGAACGAAATCCTCCAGCAGCTCCCAGTCACGCTGCAGACGGCCATCGCTGTCAGTGTGCATCTGCCCACCCTCTCCAAAGTCACCATCTTCCAGAACTGTGAGAGCAGCCTGCTGGAGGAGCTGGTGCTCAAACTCACCCCACAGGTCAGAGAGCAGCAGTCAAGCAGTCAAATCAATGGCTAATGTCATGTGGTGTGTTACAATGCATCTGCTCTCCTCTCTACAGGTATACAGCCCTGGAGAGTATGTGTGTAGGAAAGGAGATGTGGGCCATGAGATGTACATTATTAAAGAAGGAAAGCTGGCTGTGGTGGCAGATGATGGCGTCACTCAATATGCTGTGCTTGGAGACGGGAACTTTTTTGGAGAGATCAGTATCCTGAACATCAAAGGTGAGATGGGTTGGCTAGCATCACACTCTGCTGTTGCTTTGATATTTTCAGCCAGATCAgccatgtctgtgtttttctctctcaaTGTAAAGCTCTCCCCTCACTTTAATGTATTGGTATTAGCAACCTTCATATGACTTATTGAATTGAATCAGTGGTATCGTTTATCTATATCACACATCACCCACCTGACCCTACCCTACTTTGACATCCTCAAGGCAACAAATCAGGCAATCGACGCACAGCCAACATCCGCAGCATCGGCCACTCGGACCTGTTCAGCCTGTCCAAAGAGGACCTGACAGACACTCTGTCCGAGTTTCCAGCAGCCAAACGCCTGCTAGAAGAGAAGGGCCGGCAGATCCTGACCAAGATGGGTATGCTGGAAAAGACAGAGGAAGgcgaggaggagaaggagaagacaGAGGATAAGGTGGAACGTCTGGAGACCAGCCTGGAGACGCTGCAGACCAAACTGGCCCGGCTAATGGCGGAGCTGGAGTCCAGCGCCCGAAAGATGAAGAGACGTGTGGAGCAGCTGGAGCTGCAGACAGAGGGCTGGGAGGGCATAGTGGCTGAGGGAGCCTGGAGTGAAACGGAGGAGGACggagggagggaaagggaagttggggatggtgagggagaaaaagaagaggaaccagagggagagaggggcgAGGGGGACgggggagaagaagaggaagaagtgAGGAAGGacataaaagagaaagagtgacaaCAAAAATCAagacattatttaaaaactTGTCTTCTATCCTGTTGTGTggaatgtttgggcacccctggacaaaatgacatattttgatgattttgggaggaaaaataataataatagtcacaATATTtcatgcaaatatatttgttttaggACTTTTTATCCACTCATTATTGGCAAACcctgtttttttaaatagttcATGGTAGTTTTTGAGGTACAACATAACCAAcagtaggcatggtgccaatttgTTCATGTTTAGcggctccagagtcctattctattggcaattggcaccatgcctaatgccagaggtgtctaaaggcccccagcattgagcatcCAAtactcatccaacatcctgacctcactaatgctcttgttgctgaatgcaattaaatcctcacagcaactttCACCTCTTGTGAGAGACCCCAGTTGACATCACAGGGTCCTCTTGCTGGAGGTCTGCAGCCAGGCGCCATtggagcaatgctccaaaatctgttagaaagtctcccctggagagtagagactccaacaaatgaagcttttttaatacccttaatttcgaAAGAGGCAAAAAAAGATCCTGACCAAGATGGGCATGTTGGAGAAGACAGAGGAAGGCGATGAGGAGAAGGGGAAGACAGAGGATAAGGTGGAACGTCTGGACACCAGCCTGGAGACGCTGCAGACCAAATTGGCCCGGCTaatggaggagctggaggctAGCGCCCGAAAGATGAAGATACGTGTGGAGCAAAAAAaagtgaatgagtaggtgtctcaatactttacATGGATACATGGATCATTGCTCATCTACAGAAAAGCCAGCCTCTTCTTAGGTCCGGTTACTTGATGCACTGTGTCATACTCACTTCCACAATTTAGAAATATGGAGGTGGAACATTAGGACGATTCTAATGGCTTGTGGCAGTCAATTAGCCGATATTTAATCAATGCAGGCAAGGTTTTCAGCAGCTGTTTATACTAAACGAGTGGTCCTTGTTTGTGCGCTGtgctcagacagacagaacCAGCTTCAGGCTTTGCAGTAGTGCTGGGAATCTCGAAATTCAGATTCGAAACTGAATCGATTCATTTGAAACGCGGCGTTTGGACACACTG
The genomic region above belongs to Salminus brasiliensis chromosome 8, fSalBra1.hap2, whole genome shotgun sequence and contains:
- the cnga4 gene encoding cyclic nucleotide-gated channel alpha-4 isoform X2, which codes for MNRWTKLLNWQRMHKNGEAQEEKADQAAEKKKDEKEKVNFREWVIDPSGDFYYNWLQVMIFPVIYNWVTIILRACFYEVENTYLAIWLTLDYVSDLVYVADIVMKVHTGFLEQGSLVRDQSRLKKRYLHSSRFLWDMASLLPTDLLYLHLGIHTPLVRINRFFRTSRLNEALDRMETRTAYPNVFRISKLMILIFILIHWNACIYFSLSNYIGFGVDEWVYPNLSNPEFASMRRQYFYSYWFSTLILTTVGDTPQPQREEEYLFMIADLLIAVLVFASVVGSVSNVIMNLQNQDNVFFPNHELVKGYLRNRRISKELQSRVNSWYQHLHINKKITRENEILQQLPVTLQTAIAVSVHLPTLSKVTIFQNCESSLLEELVLKLTPQVYSPGEYVCRKGDVGHEMYIIKEGKLAVVADDGVTQYAVLGDGNFFGEISILNIKGNKSGNRRTANIRSIGHSDLFSLSKEDLTDTLSEFPAAKRLLEEKGRQILTKMGMLEKTEEGEEEKEKTEDKVERLETSLETLQTKLARLMAELESSARKMKRRVEQLELQTEGWEGIVAEGAWSETEEDGGREREVGDGEGEKEEEPEGERGEGDGGEEEEEVRKDIKEKE
- the cnga4 gene encoding cyclic nucleotide-gated channel alpha-4 isoform X1 yields the protein MIFPVIYNWVTIILRACFYEVENTYLAIWLTLDYVSDLVYVADIVMKVHTGFLEQGSLVRDQSRLKKRYLHSSRFLWDMASLLPTDLLYLHLGIHTPLVRINRFFRTSRLNEALDRMETRTAYPNVFRISKLMILIFILIHWNACIYFSLSNYIGFGVDEWVYPNLSNPEFASMRRQYFYSYWFSTLILTTVGDTPQPQREEEYLFMIADLLIAVLVFASVVGSVSNVIMNLQNQDNVFFPNHELVKGYLRNRRISKELQSRVNSWYQHLHINKKITRENEILQQLPVTLQTAIAVSVHLPTLSKVTIFQNCESSLLEELVLKLTPQVYSPGEYVCRKGDVGHEMYIIKEGKLAVVADDGVTQYAVLGDGNFFGEISILNIKGNKSGNRRTANIRSIGHSDLFSLSKEDLTDTLSEFPAAKRLLEEKGRQILTKMGMLEKTEEGEEEKEKTEDKVERLETSLETLQTKLARLMAELESSARKMKRRVEQLELQTEGWEGIVAEGAWSETEEDGGREREVGDGEGEKEEEPEGERGEGDGGEEEEEVRKDIKEKE